A section of the Clostridium felsineum DSM 794 genome encodes:
- a CDS encoding acetyl-CoA C-acetyltransferase: protein MKEVVIASAVRTAIGSYGKGLKDVPAVDLGAIAIKEAVKKAGIKPEDVNEVILGNVLQAGLGQNPARQASFKAGLPVEIPALTVNKVCGSGLRTVSLAAQIIKAGDADVIIAGGMENMSRAPFLANNARWGYRMGDAKFIDEMITDGLWDAFNDYHMGITAENIAERWNISREEQDEFALASQKKAEEAIKTGQFKDEIVPVVIKTRKGDVVFDTDEHPRFGSTIEGLAKLKPAFKKDGTVTAGNASGLNDCAAVLVIMSADKAKELGVKPLAKIVSYGSAGVDPAIMGYGPFYATKGAIEKAGWTVDELDLIESNEAFAAQSLAVAKDLKFDMNKVNVNGGAIALGHPIGASGARILVTLVHAMQKRDAKKGLATLCIGGGQGTAILLERC, encoded by the coding sequence ATGAAAGAAGTTGTAATAGCTAGTGCAGTAAGAACAGCGATTGGATCTTATGGAAAGGGTCTTAAGGATGTACCAGCAGTAGATTTGGGAGCTATAGCCATAAAGGAAGCTGTTAAAAAAGCAGGAATAAAGCCAGAAGATGTTAATGAAGTTATTTTAGGTAATGTTCTTCAAGCAGGATTAGGACAGAATCCAGCAAGACAGGCATCGTTTAAAGCAGGTTTACCAGTTGAAATTCCAGCATTGACAGTAAATAAAGTTTGTGGATCAGGACTTAGAACAGTTAGCTTGGCAGCACAAATTATAAAAGCAGGAGATGCAGATGTAATAATAGCAGGTGGTATGGAAAACATGTCTAGAGCTCCTTTTTTAGCAAACAATGCTAGATGGGGATATAGAATGGGAGACGCTAAATTCATTGATGAAATGATCACTGATGGATTATGGGATGCATTTAATGATTATCACATGGGAATTACAGCTGAAAATATAGCAGAGAGATGGAATATTTCAAGAGAAGAACAAGATGAATTTGCACTTGCTTCACAAAAGAAAGCTGAAGAAGCTATAAAAACAGGTCAATTTAAAGATGAAATAGTTCCAGTAGTAATAAAAACAAGAAAAGGTGACGTTGTATTTGATACAGATGAACATCCTAGATTCGGCTCAACTATAGAAGGACTTGCAAAATTAAAACCTGCATTTAAGAAAGATGGAACAGTTACTGCAGGTAATGCTTCAGGATTAAATGATTGTGCAGCAGTACTTGTAATTATGAGTGCAGATAAAGCAAAAGAGCTTGGAGTAAAACCACTTGCTAAAATTGTTTCTTATGGTTCAGCAGGAGTTGACCCAGCAATAATGGGATATGGACCTTTTTATGCAACAAAAGGAGCTATTGAAAAAGCAGGTTGGACAGTTGATGAATTAGATTTAATAGAATCAAATGAAGCTTTTGCAGCTCAAAGTTTAGCAGTAGCAAAAGACTTGAAATTTGATATGAATAAAGTAAATGTAAATGGTGGAGCTATTGCACTCGGACATCCAATTGGAGCATCTGGTGCAAGAATACTTGTTACGCTTGTTCACGCTATGCAAAAAAGAGATGCTAAAAAAGGTTTGGCAACTTTATGTATAGGTGGAGGACAAGGAACTGCAATATTACTTGAAAGATGCTAG
- a CDS encoding F0F1 ATP synthase subunit A, with protein MDLGSKTMFALKFGGFNIAIKQSVVVQWIIMLIILVLTLALTSNLKKIPNKKQSVVEMIVNLINGLVKENMGDKFMNFVPIIGSMAVFILFLNLTGLVGVEPVTKDISVTAGFAIVSAFLINATVIKRTGIGGYLKSIFGEGPIMAPMNILEKFTVPISLCLRLFINMLVGAIVISLVYATPAKLIIPIPLHGFFDMFDGVLQAYVFILLTMIFTKLGMGHE; from the coding sequence ATGGATCTAGGGTCAAAAACAATGTTTGCTCTGAAATTTGGGGGATTTAATATTGCTATAAAACAATCTGTAGTAGTACAATGGATTATAATGTTAATTATATTAGTGTTGACATTAGCGCTTACTAGCAATTTAAAGAAGATTCCAAACAAAAAGCAAAGTGTAGTGGAAATGATTGTTAATTTAATAAATGGATTAGTAAAAGAAAACATGGGAGACAAATTCATGAACTTTGTTCCAATTATTGGTTCCATGGCAGTATTTATACTTTTCTTAAATTTAACAGGACTAGTAGGTGTTGAACCAGTAACAAAGGATATTAGTGTTACAGCAGGTTTTGCAATAGTAAGTGCTTTCTTAATAAATGCAACCGTAATAAAAAGAACTGGTATTGGTGGTTATTTAAAATCAATTTTTGGTGAAGGACCAATAATGGCTCCTATGAATATACTAGAAAAATTCACAGTACCAATATCATTATGTTTGCGTTTATTTATTAATATGCTTGTTGGTGCTATAGTTATATCTTTAGTTTATGCAACACCAGCTAAATTGATAATTCCAATACCGCTTCATGGTTTCTTTGATATGTTTGATGGTGTTCTTCAAGCTTATGTATTCATACTGTTAACTATGATATTTACTAAATTAGGTATGGGACATGAATAG
- the atpE gene encoding ATP synthase F0 subunit C, producing the protein MNIDSTTFLHGMNAIGAGLAAIGCIGGGVGIGSVTGKAVEAIGRQPESASKVMPTMIMGLAFAEVTSLYALFVAIMLLFVIR; encoded by the coding sequence ATGAATATTGATTCTACTACTTTTTTACATGGAATGAATGCTATTGGTGCAGGTTTAGCAGCAATTGGATGTATTGGTGGAGGTGTCGGTATAGGTTCAGTTACAGGTAAGGCTGTTGAAGCTATTGGAAGGCAACCAGAATCTGCATCAAAAGTTATGCCTACAATGATAATGGGTTTAGCATTTGCTGAAGTTACATCATTATATGCTTTATTTGTTGCTATAATGTTATTATTCGTTATAAGATAA
- a CDS encoding F0F1 ATP synthase subunit B: protein MEFSISTIVFTIVNFIILMLILKHFLFDKVNKVIDDRNSEVALTIKNADDQNEEAKRLKVKCEKNLEDSKLQGKTIVENYKVKAEKVSDEITEEAKNEAQNILERAKRETQREKEKAEDEIKNQVVELAVLISSKALENSINEVEHRKLIEDFVSKVGI, encoded by the coding sequence ATGGAATTTAGTATAAGTACGATAGTATTTACAATAGTAAACTTTATAATCCTTATGTTGATACTAAAACACTTTTTATTTGATAAAGTAAATAAAGTTATTGATGATAGGAATAGTGAAGTTGCATTGACAATAAAAAATGCTGATGATCAAAATGAAGAAGCTAAGCGTTTAAAAGTTAAATGCGAAAAGAACCTAGAAGATTCAAAACTTCAAGGTAAAACAATTGTAGAAAACTACAAAGTAAAGGCTGAAAAAGTTTCGGATGAAATAACAGAAGAAGCTAAAAATGAAGCTCAGAACATTTTAGAAAGAGCTAAGAGGGAAACCCAAAGAGAGAAAGAGAAAGCAGAAGATGAAATTAAAAATCAAGTTGTTGAACTTGCAGTATTAATATCATCAAAAGCTCTTGAAAATTCCATAAATGAAGTAGAACATAGGAAACTCATAGAAGATTTTGTATCTAAGGTAGGTATTTAA
- a CDS encoding F0F1 ATP synthase subunit delta: MYEYLDRRYALALYEVGEERQKLEEYINDFNDIVGLLKTNQDVIQVVNHPQVSTSEKKKIFMEIFKGKIDEKLLNFLLLLIEKKRIHDAEGILSQLNIISLEKHNKVIADVKTVIPLTEGEKTTLTSKLSAKYNKTVILKEIIDKSIIGGVYVRVGDDVIDGTVKFKLDSMKKLMLKKG, encoded by the coding sequence ATGTATGAGTATTTGGATAGAAGATATGCACTTGCTTTATATGAAGTAGGTGAAGAGAGACAAAAATTAGAGGAGTATATTAACGATTTTAATGATATTGTTGGTTTACTTAAAACAAACCAAGATGTGATTCAAGTTGTTAATCATCCACAAGTAAGTACTTCTGAAAAAAAGAAAATATTTATGGAAATCTTTAAGGGAAAAATTGATGAGAAGTTACTTAACTTTTTGTTACTTCTTATTGAAAAAAAGAGAATTCATGATGCTGAGGGGATTTTATCTCAGTTAAATATAATTTCTCTTGAGAAACACAATAAAGTTATTGCAGACGTTAAAACTGTAATACCACTTACTGAAGGTGAAAAGACAACTCTTACAAGTAAACTTTCAGCTAAATATAACAAAACAGTTATATTGAAAGAAATAATAGATAAAAGTATTATTGGTGGAGTTTATGTAAGAGTTGGTGACGATGTAATTGATGGAACTGTTAAATTTAAATTAGATAGCATGAAAAAATTAATGCTTAAAAAAGGATAG
- the atpA gene encoding F0F1 ATP synthase subunit alpha, with product MNIKPEEITSIIKSQIEGYENKLETVDSGTIIEIGDGIARIYGLKNCMAGELLEFPNDVYGMALNLEQDNVGCVLLGSEEGIKEGDIVKSTGKVVEVPVGEAMLGRVVNALGQPIDGKGPIKAEDSKPVDIKATGVIDRQSVNQPLQTGLKAIDSMIPIGKGQRELIIGDRQTGKTAIAIDTILNQKGKDVICIYVAIGQKQSTVAHIVNTFEEMGAMDYSIVVAASASDSAPLQYLSPYSGVTIAENFMFKGKDVLIVYDDLSKHAVAYRTMSLLLRRPPGREAYPGDVFYLHSRLLERAAKLSDKLGGGSITALPIIETLAGDVAGYIPTNVISITDGQIFLESELFYAGQRPAVNSGISVSRVGGSAQIKAMKKLSGTLRLELAQYRELAAFAQFGSDLDKESKKRLEKGKRLTELMKQPQYKPMPVEKQVMILFAVVNEYVMDIEVSKLNAFESGLFEYIDAHYRDLGKQIVEKKELTDEISSELTKAINEYKKIFLAEEQ from the coding sequence ATGAACATAAAACCTGAAGAGATAACTTCAATAATAAAAAGTCAAATTGAAGGATACGAAAATAAATTAGAAACAGTAGATTCAGGTACTATAATAGAAATAGGTGATGGTATCGCTAGAATATATGGTTTAAAAAATTGTATGGCTGGCGAACTTCTTGAGTTTCCAAACGATGTATATGGAATGGCTCTAAACCTTGAACAAGACAATGTTGGATGTGTTTTACTTGGTTCAGAAGAAGGAATCAAGGAAGGTGACATTGTTAAGAGTACAGGAAAAGTTGTTGAAGTGCCTGTTGGTGAAGCAATGCTTGGAAGAGTTGTAAATGCTCTTGGTCAACCAATAGATGGTAAAGGACCAATAAAAGCTGAAGATTCAAAACCAGTAGATATAAAAGCTACAGGAGTTATTGATAGACAGTCAGTTAATCAACCACTTCAAACAGGATTAAAAGCCATAGACTCAATGATACCTATTGGAAAAGGACAAAGAGAACTTATTATAGGAGATAGACAGACAGGTAAAACTGCAATAGCTATCGATACTATATTAAATCAAAAGGGAAAAGACGTAATTTGTATATATGTTGCTATAGGTCAAAAGCAATCTACAGTAGCGCATATAGTTAATACATTTGAAGAAATGGGAGCTATGGATTACAGCATAGTTGTAGCAGCAAGTGCTTCAGATTCAGCACCACTTCAATATTTATCACCATATTCAGGAGTAACAATTGCCGAAAACTTTATGTTTAAAGGAAAAGATGTACTTATTGTATATGATGATCTTTCAAAGCACGCTGTTGCTTATAGAACTATGTCATTACTTTTACGTAGACCACCAGGCAGAGAAGCATATCCTGGAGACGTATTCTATTTACATTCAAGACTTCTTGAAAGAGCTGCTAAGCTTTCAGATAAACTTGGAGGAGGTTCAATAACAGCACTTCCTATAATAGAGACTCTTGCAGGTGATGTTGCTGGTTACATACCAACAAATGTTATTTCAATCACAGATGGTCAAATATTCCTTGAATCAGAATTGTTCTATGCAGGACAGAGACCAGCTGTTAACTCAGGTATTTCGGTATCAAGAGTTGGTGGTAGTGCTCAAATTAAAGCAATGAAGAAGCTTTCGGGAACTTTAAGACTTGAGCTTGCACAATATAGAGAACTTGCAGCATTTGCTCAGTTCGGTTCTGATCTTGATAAAGAATCTAAAAAGAGACTTGAAAAAGGTAAGAGACTTACAGAGTTAATGAAACAACCGCAATATAAACCAATGCCAGTTGAAAAGCAGGTAATGATATTATTTGCAGTTGTAAATGAATATGTAATGGATATTGAGGTTTCAAAACTTAATGCATTTGAAAGTGGATTATTTGAATATATCGATGCTCATTATAGAGATTTAGGTAAACAAATAGTTGAAAAGAAAGAATTAACTGACGAAATAAGCAGTGAACTTACTAAAGCTATTAATGAATATAAAAAGATATTTTTAGCAGAGGAACAGTAG
- the atpG gene encoding ATP synthase F1 subunit gamma, giving the protein MAGAGLITIKRRIKSITNTKKITNAMGLIATSNLRKSRQNLEANKGYYEAFNSAIDKIVNSSGKNNLYVAGNKSDKKLYIALTSDSGLCGGFNGAVVSAADEVMKKDKDKSLLITVGQKGISYFKRLKYETLSEYVDIPNEPGLNEAKEIADRALSLYEKGEIGEVYVVYTKFVSTVNQKNEVKKVLPIEPKKMEKVSVAEFEPEPEIILEKAIRLHIEQQLFNMLLNSKASEQASRMSSMDSATKNANDLLEALNITYNRIRQSAITQEITEIVGGAEALK; this is encoded by the coding sequence ATGGCAGGAGCAGGACTTATTACTATAAAAAGAAGAATTAAGTCTATCACAAATACTAAGAAGATAACAAACGCCATGGGACTTATAGCCACCTCTAATTTAAGAAAATCTAGACAGAACCTCGAAGCTAATAAAGGATATTATGAAGCTTTTAATAGTGCTATAGATAAAATTGTAAATTCTTCTGGTAAGAATAATTTATATGTAGCTGGAAATAAAAGCGATAAGAAACTTTATATAGCTTTGACTTCTGATTCTGGTCTTTGTGGAGGTTTTAACGGAGCTGTTGTATCTGCTGCTGACGAAGTTATGAAAAAGGATAAGGATAAATCCTTACTTATAACTGTTGGTCAAAAAGGAATATCTTATTTTAAAAGGCTTAAATATGAGACTTTATCCGAATACGTTGATATTCCAAACGAACCAGGATTAAATGAGGCTAAAGAAATAGCAGACCGTGCTTTAAGTCTTTATGAAAAAGGTGAAATAGGAGAAGTTTATGTTGTATATACTAAATTTGTATCTACAGTAAACCAAAAGAATGAGGTAAAAAAAGTTCTGCCTATAGAACCTAAAAAGATGGAAAAAGTGAGTGTAGCTGAGTTTGAGCCAGAGCCAGAAATTATACTTGAAAAGGCTATAAGGCTTCATATTGAACAGCAATTGTTTAATATGTTGTTAAATTCTAAGGCAAGTGAGCAGGCATCTAGAATGTCTTCAATGGATAGTGCTACTAAAAATGCAAATGACTTACTTGAAGCTTTGAATATTACTTATAATAGAATTAGACAAAGCGCTATTACTCAAGAAATTACAGAAATAGTTGGAGGAGCAGAAGCTCTTAAATAA
- the atpD gene encoding F0F1 ATP synthase subunit beta: protein MPEHVGKIVQVIGPVVDIKFDAENLPDIYNSIEINMGNDQKLIAEVEQHVGDDVVRTIAMEGTDGLKRGMEAVDTGKPISVPVGESVLGRLFNVLGQTIDEAGDISTDQYYPIHRSAPSFEEQSVQPEMFETGIKVIDLLAPYQRGGKIGLFGGAGVGKTVLIQELINNIAKEHGGLSVFTGVGERTREGNDLYYEMKDSGVINKTALVFGQMNEPPGARMRVALTGLTMAEYFRDKGQDVLLFIDNIFRFTQAGSEVSALLGRIPSAVGYQPTLANEMGALQERITSTKQGSITSVQAVYVPADDLTDPAPATTFTHLDATTVLSREISNLGIYPAVSPLESTSRILDPRIVGEEHYEVANKVKHILERYQELQDIIAILGVDELSDEDRLLVGRARKVQRFLSQAFSVAEQFTGMKGQFVTVKDTIRSFKEILDGKCDDLPEAAFLFAGTIEDVKEKAKKMMES, encoded by the coding sequence ATGCCAGAACATGTAGGAAAAATTGTTCAGGTAATAGGACCTGTTGTGGATATTAAATTTGATGCAGAGAACCTTCCTGACATCTATAATTCCATAGAAATAAATATGGGAAATGATCAAAAACTCATTGCTGAGGTTGAACAACACGTAGGAGACGACGTAGTAAGAACAATAGCAATGGAAGGTACTGATGGATTAAAAAGAGGCATGGAAGCAGTTGATACAGGTAAACCAATATCTGTACCAGTTGGAGAGAGTGTTTTAGGTCGTCTTTTTAATGTTTTAGGTCAAACAATAGATGAAGCAGGAGATATAAGTACTGATCAATATTATCCAATCCATAGATCAGCTCCAAGTTTTGAAGAACAATCAGTTCAACCAGAAATGTTTGAAACAGGTATTAAGGTTATAGATTTACTTGCTCCATATCAAAGAGGTGGAAAGATCGGTTTGTTCGGTGGTGCTGGTGTTGGTAAGACAGTTCTTATTCAAGAACTTATAAATAATATAGCAAAAGAGCACGGTGGATTATCAGTATTCACAGGTGTTGGAGAAAGAACAAGAGAAGGTAATGACCTTTATTATGAAATGAAAGATTCAGGGGTTATAAATAAGACAGCGCTAGTATTTGGTCAGATGAATGAACCACCTGGTGCTAGAATGAGAGTTGCTTTAACAGGACTTACAATGGCTGAATATTTCAGAGACAAAGGTCAAGACGTGCTTCTATTTATAGATAATATATTCAGATTCACACAAGCTGGTTCAGAGGTTTCAGCTTTACTTGGTAGAATACCTAGTGCCGTTGGTTATCAACCAACACTTGCAAATGAAATGGGTGCTCTTCAAGAGAGAATAACATCAACAAAACAAGGATCAATTACATCCGTTCAGGCTGTATATGTTCCTGCTGATGACCTTACGGACCCAGCTCCAGCAACAACATTTACGCATCTTGATGCAACAACAGTTCTTTCAAGAGAAATATCAAACCTTGGAATTTATCCTGCAGTTAGTCCTCTTGAATCAACTTCAAGAATACTTGATCCAAGAATTGTAGGAGAAGAACATTATGAAGTTGCCAATAAAGTTAAGCATATACTTGAAAGATATCAAGAACTTCAAGATATCATAGCTATACTTGGTGTTGACGAACTTTCAGATGAAGATAGATTGTTAGTTGGAAGAGCAAGAAAAGTACAGAGATTCTTATCTCAAGCTTTTAGTGTTGCTGAACAATTTACAGGAATGAAGGGTCAATTTGTAACTGTAAAAGATACTATAAGAAGTTTTAAAGAAATATTGGATGGTAAGTGTGATGATCTTCCAGAAGCTGCATTCTTATTTGCAGGAACAATAGAAGATGTAAAAGAAAAAGCTAAAAAAATGATGGAAAGCTAA
- a CDS encoding F0F1 ATP synthase subunit epsilon — protein sequence MANNIKLSILTPQKTFYVGNVKEIITRTVEGEIGILPNHTDLVAFLTPTETILVEEDGSRKEVFTSTGILNVGAEEVSFLCDASEWPDEIDINRAETAKERAEKRLKSSGDNIDVKRAELSLSRALARIKTKNS from the coding sequence ATGGCAAATAATATTAAGTTGAGCATACTAACTCCTCAAAAGACGTTTTATGTTGGAAATGTAAAAGAGATTATAACTAGAACAGTTGAAGGTGAGATAGGAATACTTCCCAATCACACAGACTTAGTTGCTTTTTTAACACCAACTGAGACAATATTAGTAGAAGAAGATGGTTCAAGAAAAGAAGTATTTACATCTACTGGCATTTTAAATGTAGGCGCAGAAGAAGTTTCTTTTTTGTGTGATGCAAGCGAATGGCCAGATGAGATAGATATTAATAGAGCTGAAACAGCTAAGGAAAGAGCAGAAAAAAGACTTAAAAGTAGTGGAGACAATATAGATGTAAAAAGAGCAGAACTATCTCTTTCAAGAGCACTTGCAAGAATTAAAACAAAGAATAGTTAA
- a CDS encoding YwmB family TATA-box binding protein, whose protein sequence is MKYNKLIFCFALLIFISLLLICGHSIRAELNQDIFGDIVKDTQSNVVETGVNISFINNGNCKNLSNGIIKNIKGSGVKNLYSTVTLDDGLGYCIEFKNPNISGYIEASVLDKDKVKVDIVEEEKVNNNNLNNIEETILGKDFNCNNLQCYKYLKAKSKIKNIKNIDEKVKKILSSIRAENIKTVKLNKNLSTTAYTKKFNYIRDGNRKVDFNYSVCKYENGNFIIVGTPIIPITY, encoded by the coding sequence ATGAAGTACAACAAACTAATTTTTTGTTTTGCACTATTAATATTTATATCACTGCTGCTCATTTGTGGACATAGTATAAGGGCGGAATTGAATCAAGATATTTTTGGAGATATAGTAAAGGATACACAGAGTAATGTGGTGGAAACTGGTGTAAATATTTCATTTATAAATAATGGAAATTGTAAAAATTTAAGTAACGGTATTATAAAAAATATTAAGGGTTCAGGTGTAAAAAATCTATATAGCACGGTAACTTTAGATGATGGATTAGGCTATTGTATAGAATTTAAAAATCCAAATATATCAGGTTATATAGAAGCAAGTGTGCTAGATAAAGATAAAGTTAAAGTAGATATTGTAGAAGAGGAAAAAGTTAATAATAATAATCTTAACAATATTGAAGAAACTATACTTGGGAAGGATTTTAATTGCAATAATTTACAGTGTTATAAGTATTTAAAAGCTAAAAGTAAAATTAAAAACATTAAAAACATAGATGAAAAAGTGAAGAAAATTTTAAGCAGTATAAGGGCGGAAAATATAAAAACGGTTAAGTTAAATAAAAATTTAAGCACTACTGCATACACAAAAAAGTTTAATTATATACGAGATGGAAATAGAAAAGTAGATTTTAATTATTCTGTATGTAAATATGAAAACGGAAATTTTATAATAGTTGGTACACCAATCATACCAATTACGTATTAA
- the murA gene encoding UDP-N-acetylglucosamine 1-carboxyvinyltransferase — protein sequence MNKFIIKGGETLNGEVNISCAKNSVLPIIAATILCGEKCTIKNCPMLLDVFVIGDLLKSMGADIDIDFNTGDMKIDTSNIKNTEPDAELVRKMRGSFLIMGPMISRYGKFKISLPGGCNIGTRPIDLHLKGLKALGVDIKIGHGYVEGKASKLLGDRIYLDFPSVGATENIIMASVFAEGETIIENAAQEPEIDDLIDFLNEMGSDIKKIETGAIIIKGVKKLKGIKYRPIYDRIETGTFIIAAAITKSKIKINGIEEKSIKPMIAKFCEMGINMEINEKDLIIDGRNELRPVDIKTMPYPGFPTDMQAQIMSLLCCTKGTSVITETIFENRFMHVPELKRFGANIKIDGRSAVIMGVNEFLGCSVRATDLRAGAALILAGLAAEGETQISDIYHIDRGYVNIEKKLRKLGAKIERTKE from the coding sequence ATGAATAAATTTATTATAAAGGGTGGGGAAACTTTAAATGGTGAAGTGAATATAAGTTGTGCAAAAAATTCAGTGCTACCAATAATTGCTGCGACCATATTATGTGGTGAGAAATGCACTATAAAAAATTGTCCTATGCTTTTAGATGTGTTTGTGATAGGCGATTTATTAAAATCTATGGGTGCTGATATAGACATAGATTTTAATACTGGAGACATGAAGATAGATACGTCAAATATTAAAAATACTGAGCCAGATGCTGAACTTGTAAGGAAGATGAGAGGATCATTTTTAATTATGGGACCAATGATTTCAAGATACGGTAAATTTAAGATATCTCTTCCAGGAGGGTGCAATATAGGAACTAGACCAATAGATTTGCACCTTAAAGGGTTAAAGGCATTAGGAGTAGATATAAAAATTGGTCATGGATATGTTGAAGGAAAAGCATCTAAACTTTTAGGTGATAGGATATATCTTGATTTTCCATCAGTTGGTGCTACTGAAAATATAATAATGGCTTCAGTTTTTGCAGAGGGAGAAACCATAATAGAGAATGCTGCCCAAGAGCCAGAAATAGATGATTTAATTGATTTTTTAAATGAAATGGGATCAGATATAAAGAAAATAGAAACAGGAGCAATAATAATAAAAGGTGTTAAGAAATTAAAAGGGATAAAGTATAGACCAATTTACGATAGGATAGAAACGGGAACGTTTATAATAGCAGCAGCTATAACTAAAAGTAAAATAAAGATAAATGGCATAGAAGAAAAAAGTATAAAACCAATGATAGCTAAGTTTTGTGAGATGGGAATAAATATGGAGATAAATGAAAAAGATTTGATAATAGATGGTAGAAACGAGTTAAGACCAGTAGATATAAAAACTATGCCATATCCAGGATTTCCAACAGATATGCAAGCTCAAATCATGTCACTTTTATGTTGTACTAAAGGCACAAGTGTTATAACTGAAACGATTTTTGAAAATAGGTTTATGCACGTTCCTGAATTAAAGAGATTTGGTGCAAATATAAAGATTGATGGAAGAAGTGCAGTGATAATGGGAGTAAATGAGTTTTTAGGTTGTAGTGTAAGAGCAACAGATTTAAGAGCGGGTGCTGCACTTATATTAGCAGGTCTAGCAGCAGAGGGTGAAACACAAATAAGTGATATATACCACATTGATAGAGGATATGTTAATATTGAAAAAAAGCTTAGAAAGTTAGGCGCAAAAATTGAAAGAACAAAGGAATAA
- the spoIID gene encoding stage II sporulation protein D gives MIKRFLMGLAVVIVFVFLVSIFIGGINNNEYYKKGGNVSKKSYNKNNDDLDIVKKNTEDCEITVYMSNEKKIENLNLEEYVKGVVPSEMPAEFNIEALKAQAIAARTFAVCHMEEFGGKKYKDAYGADVVNTVQCQVYTDKKDVLSKFPKDKANEYWNKVSTAVEDTKGEVITYKNKIITDPYYFSVSSGKTENIKEVLNEDKPYLRSVSSPGEESASKYKTTLKMSYSDFVDKINSCVNNKINSIQARMGISIVKKNSTGSVNEVKVGNNVLLGTKFRTILGLNSTNFQIKYNISSIEFDCIGYGHGLGMSQWGAKAMADKGSNYKDIIKHYYTGVEIKNISY, from the coding sequence GTGATAAAAAGATTTCTTATGGGATTAGCTGTTGTTATAGTATTTGTTTTTTTAGTTTCTATATTCATTGGGGGAATAAATAATAATGAGTATTATAAAAAGGGAGGTAATGTAAGTAAAAAATCCTATAACAAAAATAATGATGATTTAGATATTGTGAAAAAAAATACTGAAGATTGTGAGATAACTGTTTATATGAGTAACGAAAAGAAAATTGAAAATTTAAATCTTGAGGAGTATGTAAAAGGAGTAGTTCCTTCTGAAATGCCGGCAGAATTTAATATAGAAGCTCTGAAGGCGCAGGCTATTGCAGCAAGAACCTTTGCGGTATGCCACATGGAAGAATTTGGTGGGAAAAAATATAAGGATGCATATGGTGCAGATGTGGTAAATACAGTACAGTGTCAAGTTTATACAGATAAGAAGGACGTGTTGAGTAAATTTCCTAAGGATAAAGCTAATGAATATTGGAATAAAGTAAGCACTGCAGTAGAGGATACCAAGGGGGAGGTAATTACATATAAAAATAAAATAATAACAGATCCATATTACTTTTCTGTTAGCAGTGGTAAAACTGAAAATATAAAAGAAGTGTTGAATGAAGATAAGCCTTATTTAAGAAGTGTTTCAAGTCCAGGAGAAGAATCAGCTAGTAAGTACAAAACAACGTTAAAAATGTCATATAGTGATTTTGTAGATAAAATAAATTCATGTGTTAATAACAAAATAAATAGTATTCAAGCAAGGATGGGAATTAGTATAGTTAAAAAAAATAGCACAGGGAGTGTCAATGAAGTTAAAGTGGGAAATAATGTTTTACTTGGAACAAAGTTCAGAACTATACTAGGGTTAAATTCAACAAATTTTCAGATTAAGTATAATATTTCAAGTATTGAATTTGATTGTATAGGATATGGTCATGGTCTTGGAATGAGTCAATGGGGAGCTAAAGCAATGGCTGACAAAGGATCAAATTATAAAGATATAATTAAGCATTATTATACAGGAGTAGAAATAAAAAATATAAGTTACTAA